Proteins found in one Macrobrachium nipponense isolate FS-2020 chromosome 4, ASM1510439v2, whole genome shotgun sequence genomic segment:
- the LOC135211110 gene encoding sulfotransferase 1E1-like isoform X1 — protein MIGTCDSRRKEYRARDRGYSFAQRRRGSTLSAYVGRSAVPPLGQGLSEMPLESGHEAAPLEGEELERQEKDYVGFNHGIARFTPGNWFLPTAFTQFANKIYNFEWQPNDVLVMGYPRSGTVWLQEVIWTMRCNPDLDNPMAVLPILGRTPYVDMDMLMDGKKMPAITPENPMVKAFMQLCPGGNPADGVCVQIAAATPGLRTIKCHLPLSLLHPKTLTKAKAVYVARNCRDVLVSIHHHCRLLPTFGYKGSLEEFLPYFMDDEVVYGPYWLHIKEAWEKKGDPNLHFVFYEDFQKDVKAEVKKLNEFLGTGLTEEQMDKVIKHTSFEEMKKRDNVIGPKSSENPMMDPKVVEEHGGFFRKGEVGDWKSKLSAETVEKLDKWIQEKLSDVPFKYTV, from the exons ATGATCGGGACATGTGACAGCCGACGGAAGGAATACCGAGCGCGCGATCGCGGTTACTCCTTCGCGCAGCGCCGTCGGGGAAGCACACTCAGCGCCTACGTCGGTCGGTCAGCGGTTCCACCTCTCGGTCAAG GACTCTCCGAAATGCCTTTGGAAAGCGGCCACGAAGCAGCACCTCTGGAAGGGGAGGAACTCGAGCGCCAGGAGAAAGACTACGTCGGGTTCAACCACGGCATTGCCCGGTTCACTCCGGGGAACTGGTTCTTGCCCACCGCATTCACACAGTTCGCAAATAAGATTTACAACTTTGAG TGGCAACCTAACGATGTTTTGGTTATGGGATACCCGAGATCTGGCACAGTCTGGTTACAAGAAGTCATTTGGACCATGAGGTGCAACCCTGACCTGGATAATCCCATGGCTGTCCTACCAATTCTGGGAAGAACACCATACGTTGA CATGGACATGTTGATGGACGGCAAGAAGATGCCCGCCATAACCCCAGAAAACCCGATGGTGAAGGCATTCATGCAGCTGTGCCCTGGTGGAAATCCTGCTGATGGCGTGTGTGTGCAAATAGCTGCCGCAACTCCGGGTCTCAGGACTATCAAGTGccatctccctctttctcttctccaTCCTAAGACGCTGACCAAAGCCAAG GCCGTGTATGTAGCGCGCAACTGCCGGGATGTGCTTGTGTCCATTCACCATCATTGTCGACTACTCCCCACTTTTGGATATAAAGGATCATTGGAGGAATTCCTTCCATATTTCATGGATGATGAAG TGGTTTATGGTCCTTATTGGCTCCACATCAAAGAAGCTTGGGAGAAAAAGGGAGACCCAAATCTGCACTTTGTTTTCTACGAGGATTTCCAAAAAGATGTCAAGGCAGAAGTCAAGAAACTGAACGAGTTTTTAGGAACTGGTCTGACAGAAGAGCAAATGGACAAG GTGATAAAACACACCAGTTTCGAAGAGATGAAGAAACGGGACAACGTGATAGGACCCAAGAGCAGCGAGAACCCGATGATGGACCCGAAAGTAGTCGAGGAACATGGAGGCTTCTTCAGAAAAG gTGAAGTGGGAGACTGGAAATCGAAGCTGTCCGCAGAGACAGTGGAGAAATTAGACAAATGGATACAGGAGAAGCTCAGCGATGTACCATTCAAGTACACCGTCTAA
- the LOC135211110 gene encoding sulfotransferase 1E1-like isoform X2 → MPLESGHEAAPLEGEELERQEKDYVGFNHGIARFTPGNWFLPTAFTQFANKIYNFEWQPNDVLVMGYPRSGTVWLQEVIWTMRCNPDLDNPMAVLPILGRTPYVDMDMLMDGKKMPAITPENPMVKAFMQLCPGGNPADGVCVQIAAATPGLRTIKCHLPLSLLHPKTLTKAKAVYVARNCRDVLVSIHHHCRLLPTFGYKGSLEEFLPYFMDDEVVYGPYWLHIKEAWEKKGDPNLHFVFYEDFQKDVKAEVKKLNEFLGTGLTEEQMDKVIKHTSFEEMKKRDNVIGPKSSENPMMDPKVVEEHGGFFRKGEVGDWKSKLSAETVEKLDKWIQEKLSDVPFKYTV, encoded by the exons ATGCCTTTGGAAAGCGGCCACGAAGCAGCACCTCTGGAAGGGGAGGAACTCGAGCGCCAGGAGAAAGACTACGTCGGGTTCAACCACGGCATTGCCCGGTTCACTCCGGGGAACTGGTTCTTGCCCACCGCATTCACACAGTTCGCAAATAAGATTTACAACTTTGAG TGGCAACCTAACGATGTTTTGGTTATGGGATACCCGAGATCTGGCACAGTCTGGTTACAAGAAGTCATTTGGACCATGAGGTGCAACCCTGACCTGGATAATCCCATGGCTGTCCTACCAATTCTGGGAAGAACACCATACGTTGA CATGGACATGTTGATGGACGGCAAGAAGATGCCCGCCATAACCCCAGAAAACCCGATGGTGAAGGCATTCATGCAGCTGTGCCCTGGTGGAAATCCTGCTGATGGCGTGTGTGTGCAAATAGCTGCCGCAACTCCGGGTCTCAGGACTATCAAGTGccatctccctctttctcttctccaTCCTAAGACGCTGACCAAAGCCAAG GCCGTGTATGTAGCGCGCAACTGCCGGGATGTGCTTGTGTCCATTCACCATCATTGTCGACTACTCCCCACTTTTGGATATAAAGGATCATTGGAGGAATTCCTTCCATATTTCATGGATGATGAAG TGGTTTATGGTCCTTATTGGCTCCACATCAAAGAAGCTTGGGAGAAAAAGGGAGACCCAAATCTGCACTTTGTTTTCTACGAGGATTTCCAAAAAGATGTCAAGGCAGAAGTCAAGAAACTGAACGAGTTTTTAGGAACTGGTCTGACAGAAGAGCAAATGGACAAG GTGATAAAACACACCAGTTTCGAAGAGATGAAGAAACGGGACAACGTGATAGGACCCAAGAGCAGCGAGAACCCGATGATGGACCCGAAAGTAGTCGAGGAACATGGAGGCTTCTTCAGAAAAG gTGAAGTGGGAGACTGGAAATCGAAGCTGTCCGCAGAGACAGTGGAGAAATTAGACAAATGGATACAGGAGAAGCTCAGCGATGTACCATTCAAGTACACCGTCTAA